The Kwoniella dendrophila CBS 6074 chromosome 1, complete sequence genome contains a region encoding:
- a CDS encoding 40S ribosomal protein S22-A, with the protein MVRASVLNDALNNIVNAERRGKRQVLIRPSSKVVIKVLSVMQKHGYIGEFEIIDDHRGGKVVIQLNGRLNKCGVISPRFNIAVDAIEQWVALLLPARSFGKIILTTSAGIMDHQEARNKHVGGKILAFVY; encoded by the exons AACAACATTGTTAACGCCGAAAGACGAGGAAAGAGACAAGTTCTCATCAGACCTTCCTCAAAGGTTGTTATCAAAGTTCTTTCCGTCATGCAAAAACACG GTTACATTGGTGAATTCGAAATCATTGATGACCACCGAGGCGGTAAAGTTGTTATTCAACTTAACGGTAGATTAAACAAATGTGGTGTTATCTCACCAAGATTCAACATTGCCGTTGATGCCA TCGAACAATGGGTTGCCCTCCTTTTACCAGCTAGATCTTTCGGTAAAATCATCCTCACCACCTCTGCCGGTATCATGGATCACCAAGAAGCTAGAAACAAGCACGTTGGTGGTAAAATCCTTGCTTTCGTCTACTAA